Part of the Montipora foliosa isolate CH-2021 chromosome 13, ASM3666993v2, whole genome shotgun sequence genome is shown below.
TTATGGTGCACAACTGCAGTAATTACAGTAACGGCTTTAAGCAAGAATGTGCATATTGACTAAATTTTGACCTAGGCCACTGAGAATTAAGTGCTGTCTGGAAAGACACATTTTTTATCGTGAGTCAGGGATACCAGGAAAAAAGTCTGAGTGCTTGACGTGCAATGTGCATGTCGAGTGAAATTTAAGACCCACCAATAATTACTACCAATCTGGAACCAGTTATTCAAAAGCTAATTGCATGTACAGTAACACTAATCTGCTTTCGAATACAAACCCAGGCTTGAATTTTGCCCATCAAAAAAGCCTTAACTTGCATCTCTGGCACAAGAAATGCAGGACACTGGCGCAATCTCCAGCAAGCATCTCACTCTTTGGAAACTTTAGGACTTGAGAGCTCTGTATGATTATCTTTTAATCAATCTTTCAACAACTGGACCCAGGATGCTAAACATTTACCTTCTCTTTCATTACTAGATGCGATTTTTTTGCGCAGTGTgtcaaagtgaaataaatataatgttatttgccagctgggacgTCCGTATAGTGAAAAACTTTGACCGAGCTCTGGAAAATGCTGCCCAAGGCCACAGGCCAAGGACAGCTTTTTCAAGTCTGAGGTCACAGATTTTCGCTATATGGActgacccttagctggtaaataactacattgtaatttattttttctctctctctcttcctagatctgaaatcacttttttaattttgacttGCACCACGATTGATTGCGAATGCAGTAAGCGACTTAAAAttaaactgaacgtttcaaagaaaaatagttttatttgaattctGTTTCCACGCCTCTTAtctaataaaaatcttttttgaAATGCTTCTGTATGTAAACTGATTTGGTgtgaaatggaaatttaaggtcattacacaagctcacacaaccagggctaggattcTGCCCAGTTTGGCGAGCATGATAGAAATGTTCCACCtgctcccagagccaatcagattgcaggattccgAGAATTCCTCCCACTcgtgcattgagaaaaaaatagtaTTTAGTATGCTTTGAAAAGTCACTTTTGATGTTTTTGCCAAGAGGCCTTCACTGTGATGTATACCGTAAAGActtgtgtataagccgcactcccaactttcaagcatgattttggAAGAAATAATAACTCCAAAAGAACACTCTTGTAAAAAAAGTTGGTTGTTTGTTCGCAGATGTTAACAATAAACTTGACAAATTTCTAATGCTGTGTATTTGCAGCGACATTCATAAGTTAATCAATTCTGAGAATGCCTTTTGAAAGGTTCTTTTTGGTCAATTTCCTTATTCCCTGTGACTGACAACAGTTGTCTTCATTGCTAAGGCccacagttgaaatgaaaacggTAGAATTTGCGTGAAAAAAGTGAGGGAGGACGATGCAAAACATTTGCTTGGTAACCACACAGTCATTTAATGAAGGAGCCTGCTGATTTCTACCGGAAGTTGCTGTGCATCATGGGTTGAAAATCCAGGGGAACTAGCTCCAatccccttgcttaaaatccacgCGTAGATAAAATGGTGTctatttgtttacaatgttcccaCAGACGAATTTTACCCGCGaatttcgcttttgatggaGTTGTGGGTTTCTCTGTGGGCTTTATGATAATTGCACGAGATAAAAAGAGCCATGGCATACCCTAGAGCCTTTGAAGCTAAGCTGTATAAATCACCTGCTGTTTACACATTCGTAGTTACGGTTTGGTTGAACCGAAAAATTTTACTGAGCCTCAACATAACCCATCAAGTATTTCCCTTGTCTGTGAGTGCATTTAATCAACAGAAGAACGCTTAATAAAGTTGCTGAAGTAAAGAAGTAAGTGAAATCTGGAATATCTATCCTGGAGTTTACGACTAATGTACTAAATATTAactggcaaacatttcttccattgccggcgtcaaaattgtttctgttcttgCTAAAAACGTTAAGTCGAGTTCCACTGCAAGTAAGTCCTGTCATAGCAGACTAGATACAGGGCAAAATCGTTCATTATGCTGTGAAAGAGAAGTCTAAATTTCACACTAATAGTACCAAAAAAGATAAAAGTTAAAAGTGAATTCTTTAGGGCCTAAAAGTTAAAAGATCAGATCCAAGAGTATCCCACGAGATGTtcaccctgaaagtaaacacaagCAAGCCAGAACAGCCCGGGCGTGTTTGTTATtgaacaccaaacagaaaaatcagctgtccttcggaagaaagttgtaattacttttccatcagtcttaggattacaacttgatgaaagaaaaataactctggatacttccgaaccaccacaaatgttttacaaaaggaaaaatgaatctCAAGTAAACTTGGCGTGgtcagaacactttgaaaacttcaatcctgcaggttccagtttgtcatcaacaaccaacaaaactcgagtgcaaattcaattgcagcaaccaaacgaaagcttctccacattaatccactcagatggaaatcttaaaaaagcagctgaagcGGGAATTCGGAAAACGTACACGCATTCAAGTCAGGAAATGCTGGAGCCAGAGGCATTCTTTCCAGTTGCCAAAGACGCGACATTAGTTCGCGCAGCACAGCTCGCCTTCTTGGAACTACTAATTTAAAAACAACCGGATGGAACCAGAGATGTAACgtggctgataaaaatgttcaacgggATCCAGCAACAGTTCAAGAAATCTTTAAGCCAAAGGATGTCTAGTGTCCCAGTTAGCCTTgtcgacaaagaagaataaaactgaataaaagcgacagtaaacattcatgaacgctgtctttttccttttccgatcgTTTCAATAAGCTATCCAAGTATCTTTCAGCTAATAAAACACGTTCGACATCTTCGAATGGCTTCAGATCAGAGAAAGGGCAGATGATTGGTACAAATTCATTTCGCTTTCGACACGCATCATACGCGAAACGCTCTCGAATAAATGGACCCCTGCTGTGTTTGCGagtcgcatgctgattggcttaaatttgacGAGCTGTCAAATAGAGATCAGCAGGAAGTCTGGACATGATGGAAACGTTCGCTTTCGCATCAGCTGTGCATGGGTATCATGTTTATTAAGACGTATAGAATCCAACGGAGAAAAACTTGCTGCTATAAACAAGAGTTTAACAACCGCATGAGCAAACATGCCATTTGCCTCACGAGTTCTCCCGAATAGCGTGATATTTTCTTGCACGCAGTGGAGAAATGGGCCATTCCATTAATAGATGGACCCCCTTACTGAAGGTGTTGTTAAGATTTTACCCCGTTAGGATATTGAAGATCAAAGGGGCGACACATTCCCTCCCCCTTCAGAGAAAGGGGGGTTAAGGGGAAAGTTCAAAGAAACCGACTGGGTTACCCCATCAGAAATGACCCCCACTtgccccctccctccccctggATTTCCAAGCCCCTCAAtagggaggggtgggggaacGCATAGTAAATGGGATGGCCCAATCAGTGTTGAGGTGATCGGTCGTAGACGACATTGTAAGCAGCTGTGCAGAGGAATGGAGATAATCCATGAAAGTTAGAGTTTAACTGCTCAAACAAGTGCAAACGAAACGGTTAAAAGAACTACTGGCGAGCAAGATTTGGGTTTAGAACCTGAAGATGCAAACAAACAGCTCCTTTAGGAGCTACCACTTCTACCAAAAGCAGTGATTAACAACAGGTTTCAATAATGTTTTCAAGAGCTTTAGTTACTAaaggttttcagttcaatttgtgacccctacaagccagtttactccctctgaaagcaatggtctcGTTCATAAGCTGCTCCTGCGCTTTTTGGCCCAAAACTTAAGCAAAAATGTGTGGCTTATGCACAAGTCTTTATGGTAATTATTTACCGGTATGACCTACTGGTAATGTCTTCATTTGTCAATGAATGtattcaatttattttaggtGATACCAGAAATGAAACACCAAGATTGGGACCCACAGAATGTTGGTAATTACCAGGGAATCTTCAGGTTTAGGTTTTATCGCCAGGGTCAGTGGACTGAGGTGGTTGTTGATGACTTGCTACCAACAATTGGCGGCAAGTTGGTGTATGTCCACTCCACTGAAAGGAATGAGTTTTGGAGTGCTTTGATCGAGAAGGCATACGCAAAGTGAGTATTTACTAGCTTATGCTAAAGTTGATGTTTAGAgtgactacatgtacatgcatgtacGCATATTTTTTGCCACTCTCATGATTGTTGTCATGAGAAACTGAGACTCTGCTTAGAATGAAGTACAAGGTCCTCTGCCCAGTTCAGAAAAATGTGCATCACCATATTTTCATTCATGTAGAGTACCGGTACCTGTAAGTGCTTACGACAACAAAACATTTTCAATGTTTTGAGACTGCTTCGAAAAACTGAATCGAAAATATTCATAGCATCTGAGCAGGACAATAGTGTATAGTGTGTGATccttcatgtacatgtatgagtgtaaagataaaacataccttcttcgttcatccagcctttcttgaaCACTGAAATTTTCATCCTTGGTGgggtgttgatattcagctgtcgaagacctttgaatatgactttcggtgggagtttttTGCCGTTCGCTTTCACTTGAAGAACGAAGTCTGAACTATGACcatttattaagtcggaaggttcaaataaacgtgCGTGCGttttatgtttatcatttcaggtgtgaacttttagcttttgtttttacgtatatcattaaaacgtgtgactttttcacttttgattacgttaacaaaaagagttcgcatgccaatcgtgtaaggataattgttctcagaTTCATCACATTCTTTTGGTAGcactcaattttttggtgcatcttataaccgagtattttcatgtaatttgcagtttgagaacttagcttgattaaatttctaagtttggggtgcgtcttataaccgagtgcgccttataaccgaatatcTACTGTACTTTACTCAGATTAGCTGGTTCATATGAAGCACTTGAAGCTGGTAACACAGGTGATGCTTTAGTGGACTTTACTGGTGGAGTGTGTGAATCCATTAATCTCAAAGATGGCGGATATGGTCAAGATGGGGAAAAGAGACTTGGATTGTTCAAGAGTATGGAAAGAGCcacaagagaaaagtcattgaTCAGTGCTTCCATCAGGGTAATTACAATAACCtttcattttacatgtatatctgTTCTTTCAAGATATTTCAGTcctgatatatatttttttttaatggtaatAGGAACGTCGATCATCTACAGTGTAGTAAAAGAACATGATTGACCAATGGTACTGTAAGTCATGTTTACCAGTGTgaacttaacccattgacatccaaaccggcagaaaccggccagacttagtatgttactctgtctaacgccagacgattttactcgtcaatggggaacccctgagagtcaatgggttaagaaacACCCGATAATTGCAACCAGGCattggtggctcagttggttgagcattggtctgccatgcgggaggttgtgagtttaACTCCtgtcggaccaacactcagtgtcttaaagtaactgaggagaaagtgctgcctttgaaataacaaatggttagactttcaagacTTCtctgataaggactataaaccatagagCACTCTCACAACCCATGTTCAAAAAAACTTTGTGGGACATTAAAGATCCTGCATACTCCAAAACTACGTCTCTTTTAAAGGGCACATTTTTTGTGGGTGGGTGTTGATGTTTCTGAAGGGGATGAAGTTTTTTGGTGGGTGTACATATTCTTACACAATGTAACACTTCATCTCTAAACCCATGTACCCACTGACTAGTAAAATTGTTGGACTTCAGACAAAGTTAAATTTATAGGATTGGTGTGACTCTTAATTAGTACGAGAGAAAGTGATGACTCCTTGGTATAAAGCTCTCCTGGCCAATTATTGTAGATCCTGAATGAACAATGTATCCTGCTGGTCTGTGTGCTCTACAAAGTCACTTACCTGCAAATGCAACTAAAGATGTTCAAGGTGTAATGTGCCCATGAGAAGTAtgggaaactagttgcttggcaatgGGCAAagggcaacaaaaatcagagtcctattcttggtttgcatctgacgtcacggcgaccGTGTTGGTTGGTAAGAACAATAACCTGTCCGCTCCGCTggaaactttattattatgcaaattctgcgaaaagaaattgtattgtgttaccaaccaacatggccgccgtgtcacgtgggtgcaaaccaagaatgaGGCAGGATGCAAACCCACAATATCCAAAACACTGGGGTGGGCAGATGCTCTGCCCATTGAGCTACCAAACATTGTTGTCACTAACCATTGAGTTGCTAACTTTGAAATGACCTTGCTCCCCAAAAGTTCTAGTATTGTAGCTCAATAGGACATAGAGCACCTGACTGGTTTTAGTACTCTGCACTTGCACCTTGCATTTGGAAGtggtttatttttttcactgaaGGTATTGATTTTTCGGTTAAATGTTTTGAGACACTCATCCACAATTAATTCATGTCGTTTTTCGTTTTCTAGATAAAAAACAGGGATGAGATGGAAAAGCGAACAGAAACCGGTTTAGTAATGGGTCATGCATATGGTGTAACTGCCGTTAAGAAGGTGCGGCCATAATGTAACATGGAatactatcgatctcagacgtccgtggacaaagatttttttcagcccacttcacgaaattctgatcacgtgataacatttttgtggctctgcAGTTTCAAAAATACCGACCACATGGCGccattccttttttcttttcatggccgagaaaagaaaaaaaactgaagaaaagtttccaccTGCTTCTTATTTCCACAGGCAAAGCTTTTAATGGGTTTCCCCATACAGGCTGTAATAGCTTCGGCCGGTTTTACTCGccgtcaacattgtttcgtgCTTTTCCCTTTGGGGACAGTAACAGAAAATGGCGTCACAAGATCGGTATTTTCGaaaccgcagagccacaaaaaatgttatcacgtgatcagaattttttaaccgcagactgaaatcaacagtcCGTGAAGTGTGCtgaaaaaaagattttgtcCACGGAAATCTGAGATCGATAGTAGTAGTATAATTCTttctcacaataattattgtagtttaacccattgactcctgggagtgagacttacagCAATAGATTTGACTCTGTCAAACGCCATTAggttttacttgtcaatgtggcgcagttcaggagtcaatgggttagcaACCTCTGCATCCAGGAAGAATTGTCAAAAACGACGGTCTCCCAAAAGGCAAGACACTTCCTCTTTTGGAAGTTTGATTAAGTGAGTGCAAAAGGATTTGTCATGTTATCACACTTTGGTTGCAATCGTCCAAGTGAAACTACAGTAGTAAAAATTCTGCCCATGCAACCAGGCCGGCTGTTAGTCTAACTCAAgggtaaaagttaagaatccgatcccaccaatgCGTCGGCAaacacgtcggccaacgcgtcggtcgACACACCaccaacacactaccgacacgctaccgacacgtcggccaacacactaccgacaagtcggccgacacactaccgacgcgttggccgacacacTATCGACACGTTAGTCTGTCAGTTCTCCACAAATAAATTACTCATTTAAAGGACGGCTAACTTGGCAGAGAGAATAAAGAGTTCTTCCTTATGTCGATAACATTACATATGTTTATTTTGTACAGCATTACGAACTTTCCCTATGCATTCTTTCCTATAGATCACCATTGGTGATGGTTTGTTTAGCTTATTCAACCGGCAGCAACTTTACATGATCCGACTCAGAAATCCTTGGGGACAGAAGGAATGGAATGGACCTTGGAGTGATGAGTATGATAATcatatttcaatttttattaAATGTTGTCTCATGTAAACAGTCTTGTGTACTGTATCGCTTAATATTATTTTAGCTTTTTACTGTGTTTGACGCAAACACTGAGGCAGCCCAGACGTGGTGATTTTGATAATAATTTTTAGGCATTGCTTGCGGTCGATTTTATTTAGAACCACTTTTGCAGCAATATCCAGATAGGTAAAGTGTGCTTCCAGTACAAAGGTATttagattttattttattaactgaAGCCTGAGAACTGGTTCACCCGAGAACTAAAAAGCTTCGAATAGGGCACGGAAATTGTTATTGTTAAAGGAATCGTTCTTTGAGGGAGTGAAATGCTCCTAACATAATTTGTACATTGTTCACCTTCAGCTCTGAGGAGTGGAACAAGCTGAAAGCAAGTGACAGGGAAAAGCTTGGAATTGTTTTCGAGAACGACGGCGAGTTTTGGTTGGTATAATTTATATGTATCGTATTTTTTCGATTAAATATTAAACACCAGACTCCAGAAAAATGCTGGCCTGGTGTATACAAACAAACAGACAGAGAGACAACATAACTTTTACACAAAGTCATACACAGTGTACGTAGGGCCAAAACCGGTTCATTCTTTGCAAAGGTGTTCCTTAGGTCAAAAGGTTCAAAAGTATCAGTTTCCAAATGAAAGCTGTAAGAGTTTGATCACATTGTTTGTGTACtcaatttcgaattttcaacaTTTCTGATAAGTCACAAGTGACAGATACGATATGAGCAGGCAGTATGTTTATAGGTATCTACTGCGCAGCAGAAGACAAACCTTTGTAAATCTTAGGTGTTAGTGGCGACCCTGACTCAGACTGGTATCTGACTCGTGAAATGGAGTTGTGACAAACTGTAAGTCAATATTGGTGTTCCGAATTTAAATAATTGAATGGTCACTCTGTAGTTGACACACTCGCAGTAGAGTAACTCGAGTACAGTTAGAATGTACGGCCGTTTTTATTTGAGGATTGACACGTGACGGGCGAAtatgttctttgaagtttgagtttggcagccGTAAACCAAACACCAAACTTTTGCGCGCGATAGTTCGAAagtatttgaagcatactttatCAGATCAGGGCCAATTTCTTCGAAGAAGTCTTCGATATCCAGTCTTACCGCCATTCTAGTATACTTGCAAACGTGAACGTTTCTCAAACCTCGAATGATTGAAGACGAAACTGGTCACGTTTGCAGCCAATTAGAGCAAGTTTTTCCATCACATGTCCTCGCGTAAGTGAAAACAACGATATTGAAATTTACAggggtatatttaacaattactcggcgaaggcgaagtgattatcggtgaatatttaccgagacgaagtcgaggtgaatattcaccgataatcactgaacctgaggcgaataattgttttagtataaatacacagatgattatttcaaaaaagagaaaaaaaaaaacatttcaacgcgaaatcatcttcacttacagtggcaaaacgacttctggcagccattttgtccgacgaggtgattatcggctgataatccgagatagcgagccaatgagagcgcgcgattttgtataatcacctgtgtatttatactaaacatGAATACTGCTTTTCCATTGGCCTCCACCCTCCTGAACTACTGATAAACGTTTGATCTTTTAATGTTGTTCATGATGATTTTTCTTGCGTTCGTTAGGATGGCATTTGAAGACTTCTGCACCTTCTTTACAAACGCCACCGTTTGTCACGTGTTAAGCCAATCGATTTTCTCGTTGAGGAAACGATGGCATGTGTTCAAACACAACTACCAATGGACCCCAGGGACAAATGCTGGGGGCTGTGTTGAGAACAGGAGcacttttttgaaaaacccgCAGGTACAGTTggattttgttttattttattttattttaattttttgccacattaaaaataataataataatatacaaatTGACGCAAacaaagaagagaagagaaaataTACAAGAGAGAAAATTAACGATTACATTTGTGGGGCGGCGTAAAAGAAACTGCTAAGCTTATACATGTCCATGTTTTAATTAGGTCTCCCCAAATGTAACATCTAGCGCTCGTTGAACCTACTTGTAAGTTGGCGACAGAGATTATGTACAATCACAAGCccgtaagggttgaaacgtgtaacggccccttgtgtgctgggaaacaagcttctgaatattcaatttgctaagtaccatatttgggaCAACAAgggagaaacattcaaccaatcagttcgcaagaacaccgtgacgcaatactaccaatgttctcgcgcgaaattaactagagtgaggggtttccaaatatggtacttagcactgaatattcggaaactgtgaacgcgcgttacacgtttcaacccttatgggtttctggtacaaTCAAATAGCTTTTACATGAAAAATACAAACATTTAGTCATTTAACATGAAATATAATTTGTAGTTTATActgtgttttcacgtgacgtcacggcagccatgttggtgttcctaaacaatggacagcggccatgttggtgtccccaactaatcctctgggaattgagctctattatcatgcaaacgttctcttttgtttcggtggaaaaacgtTACTGATCACGTTAGTTAAAACACtctaaaaagtaaaaaacaatttGACGCAAGAGAAACATGATATGATATATCTAAGATTGTCAATAGTTATTTGAAagaatgtggtttttttttaaacgaagCTGTTGAGGAAGAATTAGTTATATCATTATTAAGAGAATTTATAAAATTTACGTCCTTGATGATAGTTGTTTGATGTTAGTCCAACAGAAAGGCAAATGAAATGCAGAAGAGTTTCTCCTAAAATAAGTGTGAATTTTTCTGTTGAGAGTAAATTTGCCAGCTAACTTGGGAGGAAGAGTTTCGTTTTGATAAGAGAGGATGCATTGACAAGTTGTAAGAAGTTTAGATgtgtttaaagtgcccctaaccccaaaatgtttttttcgctaaaatgaatctttgcacctgttcgaaacgcattgcggcaattttttcctttttctaacaaattctgccattttataggcttcgaaagttgcgaaaatccaagcatctttagttcacgaccgagtcagaaggggaatgggcctattcctgatgtgacgtcacaatctactttgcatgcatttttacaaagagttaatgcaatgtaaatcagtttgtgacgtcaaatcaggaatagacccactccccttctgactcagtcatgaacaaaacatgcttggattttcgcaactttcgaagcctattaaaaggcaggatttgttagaaaaaggaaaaaatggccgcaatgcgtttcgaacaagtgcaaagattcattttagcgaaaaaaacattttggggttaggggcactttaacgtGTCTATCTTGCAACCCTAATTTGAATCTGTAAACGAGAAACTACAGGTACCCTAAGCTATTTCGCAGACAACTTATGAGGGCTTGTCTGGAGCGAAATATATGAGgaaactttaaaagaaaaactgcaTCATTTAAAACTCGTTCATGGTAGTTTTTTTCGCTTTTGAATGCAGTTATTTTGCTCCATACAAGTCCTTCTAATGTTTTCAGCAAAccagcttggggtgcctgtggagGAACCTTGCGATTGAGGtgtgtgacgacaagttttcaGTAATGAGTCACCCTAACCCTCTCAAAAATATCATTGTCACTGACACTCTTGCTCATCAGTGTGCAAATGCTGTCACCTCTCTATGCTAGTCAGTCCTTCACATGATGTCCAAAGGGAAGACCTCTGATCCTCTCTATCGGCCGAGGCCTGCCAGCAGACTTCGGTCTTCGTAATTCACGATATCCTGCTAGCCTCAGATCTACGAATGGTTAATTATATCTTTGCCTTACAGTATGCCTTCAGCGTTGAGGAGGAGGGCGAAGTCATGATTTCACTGATGCAGGAAGAcacaagaaaagagaaagaaagaggCGTAGAAAACCTAACTATTGGTTACTTTGTCATGAAGGTGCGTTCACTTTGTGTTCGTTATCATAATTCCGTGTTCATGCGAGCTTGGTTGACCCACATGCTTCAAGGATTGCCTG
Proteins encoded:
- the LOC137983976 gene encoding calpain-5-like, whose amino-acid sequence is MVKLYYFKNQRFSKLKAQCERDQRLFVDPEFPPETKSLFFSRATPPESVDWKRPKDICTPDPPQLFVDGMSSHDVTQGKLGNCWFVAACSSLAMEPSLLEKVIPEMKHQDWDPQNVGNYQGIFRFRFYRQGQWTEVVVDDLLPTIGGKLVYVHSTERNEFWSALIEKAYAKLAGSYEALEAGNTGDALVDFTGGVCESINLKDGGYGQDGEKRLGLFKSMERATREKSLISASIRIKNRDEMEKRTETGLVMGHAYGVTAVKKITIGDGLFSLFNRQQLYMIRLRNPWGQKEWNGPWSDDSEEWNKLKASDREKLGIVFENDGEFWMAFEDFCTFFTNATVCHVLSQSIFSLRKRWHVFKHNYQWTPGTNAGGCVENRSTFLKNPQYAFSVEEEGEVMISLMQEDTRKEKERGVENLTIGYFVMKVEENRKYRVHTMFEKAGDSIFINAREVVNKLELKKGRYLVVPSTYEPEKAGRFLIRVFTEKSSNAMFLDKEHSTGSKIWCCFPQCRTPVCVISVTVKSATGLQKTSRLSMTPDPYALISCEGRKVRTPVIKDSLVPEWNTGALFFVRRPQKAQLVIQVWDSNWFVDSFMGQAKLSIDINNKAVVETHNLMGRWRSQEVKMPGSVTVEVKCYEDLLAI